A section of the Mergibacter septicus genome encodes:
- a CDS encoding methionine/alanine import family NSS transporter small subunit, which produces MSASAILMMMVALIIIWGGLILAIRHLLQK; this is translated from the coding sequence ATGAGTGCAAGTGCAATTTTAATGATGATGGTTGCGTTAATCATCATCTGGGGTGGGCTGATTTTGGCAATTAGACATCTATTACAAAAATAA